The DNA sequence CGCGGACACACTTCTGCGAGGTGGTGGCGCGCCGCTTTCCCTCCGGCGGGTCCTCCATCCCGAGAAACACCTTCTTGAACTGGACCATCCCTGCGTTGGTGAACAGCAGGGTGGGGTCATCGGCGGGCACGAGCGCGGAGCTCGGGCGAATGGCGTGGCCGTTCTTTTCGAAGTAGGCCAGGAATCGGGCGCGGATTTCGGACGCGTGCATCTCGGCAATATAACCGAGACGCCCCGGGAGCTCCTCCTGCTAGTCCTCGCTGGGGGCGCTCAATACCTGACGCACGGCGTCTCGGGCCACCCCGCCACCGTAGCCGCGCCGCAGGAGGAAGCCGAGGAGCTTGCGCCGTGCCGCCTCGGGATCGTCGTTCCTAAGGGTGCGCGCCCGTTTCCGTGCCGCCTCCATGCACGCGGCGCGTTCGTCAAAGCCATCCTGCGCGATGGCACCGGCAATGGCGTCCTGCACCGCCTTGCCGCTGACGCCCTTCTTCCGGAGCTGCTGCCGAACCCGCGCCGGCGCCTCGCCGCGGCGCAACCGCGCGGCCGCTTCGGCTTCGGCGACGGCCTCGTCGGAGAGCACGCCGCTCTGCTCCAGTCGGTCGAGCGCGGCGGCGATCTGCGCCGGCGTCGCCTCGCGCTTCCGCAACCGGAGTTCGAGTTCACGACGGGTCCGCCGACCGCGGGCGAGGTAGTCGAGGGCACGATCCGCCAGATCGGTGATGACGTGCTCCTCGGTGAGCCTGGCCAGCGCACTCTCGGAGAGTTCGACACCCGGTCGGGTCGCGCCGGTGTCGGCGAGCACGGCGACGCCCACCAGGAGCTGCCG is a window from the Gemmatimonadaceae bacterium genome containing:
- a CDS encoding recombination regulator RecX, encoding MSPTLKDIRESPKRPGRYLLSLSDGRQLLVGVAVLADTGATRPGVELSESALARLTEEHVITDLADRALDYLARGRRTRRELELRLRKREATPAQIAAALDRLEQSGVLSDEAVAEAEAAARLRRGEAPARVRQQLRKKGVSGKAVQDAIAGAIAQDGFDERAACMEAARKRARTLRNDDPEAARRKLLGFLLRRGYGGGVARDAVRQVLSAPSED